From Dermochelys coriacea isolate rDerCor1 chromosome 23, rDerCor1.pri.v4, whole genome shotgun sequence, one genomic window encodes:
- the RTN2 gene encoding reticulon-2 isoform X2: MGQVLGFAHCKESPSTVSTTPDSTDGGNDESDFPELQTAREFSEDEDEETSLDWGTPRELTFSYITFAGGPDAIPPSEPSPRGRRDSLARRMRGPLPRPETSETLVPTLGDSLENIPSLCQSPEGEQGLLAGQCQGLEPFSAWDAPLSYADEPSSLGWEEPQVVPGGSEPCPRPFGAAEHPGALTAHSAEAAPETAPGDRPGPNALMPCPAGGTSGLAYAEGSQHPPQTWAEELEPQEEGEPGDMEPITEQQLDGLDQSGSTLGVYMIDSKQQKTRSLSRRQCDVYWVADLVYWRDTRTSALVFTGIMVTLLSLLHFSIVSVGSYGALAVLGITITLRLGRKGLQALHRSDGANPFQAQLDADLPLSQEQLERLTVRLSRDILAAAHTLRRLFLVEDLVDSIKFAFLFYVLTYVGAVFNGLTLLILGVISAFTFPLLYRQHQAQIDQYVGLVRNHLSNLRAKIQAKLPSAKAKPE, translated from the exons GCGGCAACGACGAGTCGGATTTCCCGGAGCTGCAGACGGCGCGGGAGTTCTCCGAGGACGAGGATGAGGAGACGTCCCTGGACTGGGGGACCCCGAGGGAGCTGACCTTCTCCTACATCACCTTCGCAGGTGGCCCCGACGCCATCCCCCCCAGCGAGCCTAGCCCCCGGGGGCGGCGGGACTCCCTGGCCCGCCGGATGaggggccccctgccccgccccgagACCTCCGAGACCTTGGTGCCCACACTGGGCGACAgcctggagaacatccccagcctGTGCCAGTCACCCGAGGGCGAGCAGGGGCTGCTGGCCGGGCAGTGCCAGGGGCTGGAACCCTTCTCGGCCTGGGATGCCCCGCTGAGCTACGCGGATGAGCCCAGCTCCCTGGGGTGGGAAGAGCCACAAGTTGTGCCAGGTGGGAGTGAGCCCTGCCCCCGTCCTTTTGGGGCAGCAGAGCACCCGGGAGCCCTCACCGCACACTCAG CAGAGGCTGCTCCAGAGACGGCGCCAGGGGACCGCCCGGGACCCAACGCCCTAATGCCATGTCCTGCAGGGGGCACCTCTGGGCTCGCTTACGCCGAGGGCAGCCAGCACCCACCACAGACCTGGGCGGAGGAGCTGGAGccacaggaggagggggagccggGAGATATGGAGCCAATCACAGAACAGCAGCTGGATGGGCTGGACCAGTCCGGGAGCACCCTGGGAGTATACATGATAG acagcaagcagcaaaagaccagaagtctgagccgcagacaatgtgatgtttattggg TGGCGGACCTGGTGTACTGGCGGGACACCCGCACCTCGGCGCTCGTCTTCACCGGCATCATGGTGACTCTGCTGAGCCTGCTCCACTTCAGCATCGTCAGCGTGGGCTCCTACGGCGCCCTGGCCGTGCTGGGCATCACCATCACGCTGCGGCTGGGCCGCAAGGGGCTGCAGGCCCTGCACCGCTCCGACGGCGCCAACCCCTTCCA GGCTCAGCTGGACGCTGACCTGCCGctgtcccaggagcagctggagcgCCTCACCGTGCGGCTCAGCCGGGACATCCTGGCGGCCGCACACACCCTGCGACGCCTCTTCCTGGTGGAGGATTTGGTGGACTCGATCAAG TTCGCCTTCCTGTTCTACGTCCTCACCTACGTGGGAGCCGTGTTCAACGGGCTGACGCTGCTCATCCTGG GTGTGATAAGTGCATTTACTTTCCCCCTGCTCTACCGACAGCACCAG GCACAGATCGACCAGTACGTTGGGCTGGTGAGGAACCACCTGAGTAACCTCAGAGCCAA GATTCAGGCCAAGCTCCCAAGTGCCAAAGCGAAGCCAGAATGA
- the RTN2 gene encoding reticulon-2 isoform X3: MGQVLGFAHCKESPSTVSTTPDSTDGGNDESDFPELQTAREFSEDEDEETSLDWGTPRELTFSYITFAGGPDAIPPSEPSPRGRRDSLARRMRGPLPRPETSETLVPTLGDSLENIPSLCQSPEGEQGLLAGQCQGLEPFSAWDAPLSYADEPSSLGWEEPQVVPGGSEPCPRPFGAAEHPGALTAHSAEAAPETAPGDRPGPNALMPCPAGGTSGLAYAEGSQHPPQTWAEELEPQEEGEPGDMEPITEQQLDGLDQSGSTLGVYMIVADLVYWRDTRTSALVFTGIMVTLLSLLHFSIVSVGSYGALAVLGITITLRLGRKGLQALHRSDGANPFQAQLDADLPLSQEQLERLTVRLSRDILAAAHTLRRLFLVEDLVDSIKFAFLFYVLTYVGAVFNGLTLLILGVISAFTFPLLYRQHQAQIDQYVGLVRNHLSNLRAKIQAKLPSAKAKPE, encoded by the exons GCGGCAACGACGAGTCGGATTTCCCGGAGCTGCAGACGGCGCGGGAGTTCTCCGAGGACGAGGATGAGGAGACGTCCCTGGACTGGGGGACCCCGAGGGAGCTGACCTTCTCCTACATCACCTTCGCAGGTGGCCCCGACGCCATCCCCCCCAGCGAGCCTAGCCCCCGGGGGCGGCGGGACTCCCTGGCCCGCCGGATGaggggccccctgccccgccccgagACCTCCGAGACCTTGGTGCCCACACTGGGCGACAgcctggagaacatccccagcctGTGCCAGTCACCCGAGGGCGAGCAGGGGCTGCTGGCCGGGCAGTGCCAGGGGCTGGAACCCTTCTCGGCCTGGGATGCCCCGCTGAGCTACGCGGATGAGCCCAGCTCCCTGGGGTGGGAAGAGCCACAAGTTGTGCCAGGTGGGAGTGAGCCCTGCCCCCGTCCTTTTGGGGCAGCAGAGCACCCGGGAGCCCTCACCGCACACTCAG CAGAGGCTGCTCCAGAGACGGCGCCAGGGGACCGCCCGGGACCCAACGCCCTAATGCCATGTCCTGCAGGGGGCACCTCTGGGCTCGCTTACGCCGAGGGCAGCCAGCACCCACCACAGACCTGGGCGGAGGAGCTGGAGccacaggaggagggggagccggGAGATATGGAGCCAATCACAGAACAGCAGCTGGATGGGCTGGACCAGTCCGGGAGCACCCTGGGAGTATACATGATAG TGGCGGACCTGGTGTACTGGCGGGACACCCGCACCTCGGCGCTCGTCTTCACCGGCATCATGGTGACTCTGCTGAGCCTGCTCCACTTCAGCATCGTCAGCGTGGGCTCCTACGGCGCCCTGGCCGTGCTGGGCATCACCATCACGCTGCGGCTGGGCCGCAAGGGGCTGCAGGCCCTGCACCGCTCCGACGGCGCCAACCCCTTCCA GGCTCAGCTGGACGCTGACCTGCCGctgtcccaggagcagctggagcgCCTCACCGTGCGGCTCAGCCGGGACATCCTGGCGGCCGCACACACCCTGCGACGCCTCTTCCTGGTGGAGGATTTGGTGGACTCGATCAAG TTCGCCTTCCTGTTCTACGTCCTCACCTACGTGGGAGCCGTGTTCAACGGGCTGACGCTGCTCATCCTGG GTGTGATAAGTGCATTTACTTTCCCCCTGCTCTACCGACAGCACCAG GCACAGATCGACCAGTACGTTGGGCTGGTGAGGAACCACCTGAGTAACCTCAGAGCCAA GATTCAGGCCAAGCTCCCAAGTGCCAAAGCGAAGCCAGAATGA
- the RTN2 gene encoding reticulon-2 isoform X4, with protein sequence MGQVLGFAHCKESPSTVSTTPDSTDGGNDESDFPELQTAREFSEDEDEETSLDWGTPRELTFSYITFAGGPDAIPPSEPSPRGRRDSLARRMRGPLPRPETSETLVPTLGDSLENIPSLCQSPEGEQGLLAGQCQGLEPFSAWDAPLSYADEPSSLGWEEPQVVPGGSEPCPRPFGAAEHPGALTAHSEAAPETAPGDRPGPNALMPCPAGGTSGLAYAEGSQHPPQTWAEELEPQEEGEPGDMEPITEQQLDGLDQSGSTLGVYMIVADLVYWRDTRTSALVFTGIMVTLLSLLHFSIVSVGSYGALAVLGITITLRLGRKGLQALHRSDGANPFQAQLDADLPLSQEQLERLTVRLSRDILAAAHTLRRLFLVEDLVDSIKFAFLFYVLTYVGAVFNGLTLLILGVISAFTFPLLYRQHQAQIDQYVGLVRNHLSNLRAKIQAKLPSAKAKPE encoded by the exons GCGGCAACGACGAGTCGGATTTCCCGGAGCTGCAGACGGCGCGGGAGTTCTCCGAGGACGAGGATGAGGAGACGTCCCTGGACTGGGGGACCCCGAGGGAGCTGACCTTCTCCTACATCACCTTCGCAGGTGGCCCCGACGCCATCCCCCCCAGCGAGCCTAGCCCCCGGGGGCGGCGGGACTCCCTGGCCCGCCGGATGaggggccccctgccccgccccgagACCTCCGAGACCTTGGTGCCCACACTGGGCGACAgcctggagaacatccccagcctGTGCCAGTCACCCGAGGGCGAGCAGGGGCTGCTGGCCGGGCAGTGCCAGGGGCTGGAACCCTTCTCGGCCTGGGATGCCCCGCTGAGCTACGCGGATGAGCCCAGCTCCCTGGGGTGGGAAGAGCCACAAGTTGTGCCAGGTGGGAGTGAGCCCTGCCCCCGTCCTTTTGGGGCAGCAGAGCACCCGGGAGCCCTCACCGCACACTCAG AGGCTGCTCCAGAGACGGCGCCAGGGGACCGCCCGGGACCCAACGCCCTAATGCCATGTCCTGCAGGGGGCACCTCTGGGCTCGCTTACGCCGAGGGCAGCCAGCACCCACCACAGACCTGGGCGGAGGAGCTGGAGccacaggaggagggggagccggGAGATATGGAGCCAATCACAGAACAGCAGCTGGATGGGCTGGACCAGTCCGGGAGCACCCTGGGAGTATACATGATAG TGGCGGACCTGGTGTACTGGCGGGACACCCGCACCTCGGCGCTCGTCTTCACCGGCATCATGGTGACTCTGCTGAGCCTGCTCCACTTCAGCATCGTCAGCGTGGGCTCCTACGGCGCCCTGGCCGTGCTGGGCATCACCATCACGCTGCGGCTGGGCCGCAAGGGGCTGCAGGCCCTGCACCGCTCCGACGGCGCCAACCCCTTCCA GGCTCAGCTGGACGCTGACCTGCCGctgtcccaggagcagctggagcgCCTCACCGTGCGGCTCAGCCGGGACATCCTGGCGGCCGCACACACCCTGCGACGCCTCTTCCTGGTGGAGGATTTGGTGGACTCGATCAAG TTCGCCTTCCTGTTCTACGTCCTCACCTACGTGGGAGCCGTGTTCAACGGGCTGACGCTGCTCATCCTGG GTGTGATAAGTGCATTTACTTTCCCCCTGCTCTACCGACAGCACCAG GCACAGATCGACCAGTACGTTGGGCTGGTGAGGAACCACCTGAGTAACCTCAGAGCCAA GATTCAGGCCAAGCTCCCAAGTGCCAAAGCGAAGCCAGAATGA
- the RTN2 gene encoding reticulon-2 isoform X1: MGQVLGFAHCKESPSTVSTTPDSTDGGNDESDFPELQTAREFSEDEDEETSLDWGTPRELTFSYITFAGGPDAIPPSEPSPRGRRDSLARRMRGPLPRPETSETLVPTLGDSLENIPSLCQSPEGEQGLLAGQCQGLEPFSAWDAPLSYADEPSSLGWEEPQVVPGGSEPCPRPFGAAEHPGALTAHSEAAPETAPGDRPGPNALMPCPAGGTSGLAYAEGSQHPPQTWAEELEPQEEGEPGDMEPITEQQLDGLDQSGSTLGVYMIALQPLAPTRRRCAEATGPLHRAAGKGLTMGSAVADLVYWRDTRTSALVFTGIMVTLLSLLHFSIVSVGSYGALAVLGITITLRLGRKGLQALHRSDGANPFQAQLDADLPLSQEQLERLTVRLSRDILAAAHTLRRLFLVEDLVDSIKFAFLFYVLTYVGAVFNGLTLLILGVISAFTFPLLYRQHQAQIDQYVGLVRNHLSNLRAKIQAKLPSAKAKPE; the protein is encoded by the exons GCGGCAACGACGAGTCGGATTTCCCGGAGCTGCAGACGGCGCGGGAGTTCTCCGAGGACGAGGATGAGGAGACGTCCCTGGACTGGGGGACCCCGAGGGAGCTGACCTTCTCCTACATCACCTTCGCAGGTGGCCCCGACGCCATCCCCCCCAGCGAGCCTAGCCCCCGGGGGCGGCGGGACTCCCTGGCCCGCCGGATGaggggccccctgccccgccccgagACCTCCGAGACCTTGGTGCCCACACTGGGCGACAgcctggagaacatccccagcctGTGCCAGTCACCCGAGGGCGAGCAGGGGCTGCTGGCCGGGCAGTGCCAGGGGCTGGAACCCTTCTCGGCCTGGGATGCCCCGCTGAGCTACGCGGATGAGCCCAGCTCCCTGGGGTGGGAAGAGCCACAAGTTGTGCCAGGTGGGAGTGAGCCCTGCCCCCGTCCTTTTGGGGCAGCAGAGCACCCGGGAGCCCTCACCGCACACTCAG AGGCTGCTCCAGAGACGGCGCCAGGGGACCGCCCGGGACCCAACGCCCTAATGCCATGTCCTGCAGGGGGCACCTCTGGGCTCGCTTACGCCGAGGGCAGCCAGCACCCACCACAGACCTGGGCGGAGGAGCTGGAGccacaggaggagggggagccggGAGATATGGAGCCAATCACAGAACAGCAGCTGGATGGGCTGGACCAGTCCGGGAGCACCCTGGGAGTATACATGATAG ccctgcagcccctagcCCCCACCCGGAGACGGTGTGCCGAGGCGACGGGACCCTTGCACCGCGCTGCAGGGAAAGGACTCACAATGGGTAGTGCAG TGGCGGACCTGGTGTACTGGCGGGACACCCGCACCTCGGCGCTCGTCTTCACCGGCATCATGGTGACTCTGCTGAGCCTGCTCCACTTCAGCATCGTCAGCGTGGGCTCCTACGGCGCCCTGGCCGTGCTGGGCATCACCATCACGCTGCGGCTGGGCCGCAAGGGGCTGCAGGCCCTGCACCGCTCCGACGGCGCCAACCCCTTCCA GGCTCAGCTGGACGCTGACCTGCCGctgtcccaggagcagctggagcgCCTCACCGTGCGGCTCAGCCGGGACATCCTGGCGGCCGCACACACCCTGCGACGCCTCTTCCTGGTGGAGGATTTGGTGGACTCGATCAAG TTCGCCTTCCTGTTCTACGTCCTCACCTACGTGGGAGCCGTGTTCAACGGGCTGACGCTGCTCATCCTGG GTGTGATAAGTGCATTTACTTTCCCCCTGCTCTACCGACAGCACCAG GCACAGATCGACCAGTACGTTGGGCTGGTGAGGAACCACCTGAGTAACCTCAGAGCCAA GATTCAGGCCAAGCTCCCAAGTGCCAAAGCGAAGCCAGAATGA